The following are from one region of the Paenalkalicoccus suaedae genome:
- the accC gene encoding acetyl-CoA carboxylase biotin carboxylase subunit, which yields MLKKVLIANRGEIAVRIIRACKELGIETVAIFSEADADALHVRLADEAYCIGPTSSSESYLNFTNIMSVATLTQVDGIHPGYGFLSENADFAEICAACNITFIGPSPEAISRMGTKDVARKTMEEAGVPVVPGSDGIIQSIEHGVEVAEGIGYPVIIKATAGGGGKGIRVARDEESLKKGISVTQKEAKANFGNAGVYLEKYIEDFRHVEIQVLADNHGNVIHLGERDCTIQRRLQKLVEESPSPALTAEVREQMGNAAVRAAEAVSYSGAGTIEFIYDHNDQSFYFMEMNTRIQVEHPVTEMVTGVDLIKEQLLVASGETLTYSQEEITFNGWSIECRINAEDPFKNFMPSPGKINFYLPPGGLGVRVDSAAFPGYMISPFYDSMISKLIVHGKDRAEAVAKMQRALSEFVIEGVHTTIPFHERLFEHEVFRKGDFNTKFLETYPIKPAEEAHHD from the coding sequence ATGCTAAAAAAAGTATTAATTGCAAATAGAGGAGAAATTGCGGTTCGAATTATTCGTGCTTGCAAAGAGTTAGGAATTGAGACAGTTGCTATTTTTTCTGAAGCAGATGCGGATGCCTTACATGTAAGGTTAGCAGACGAAGCATATTGTATCGGCCCTACTTCATCTAGCGAAAGCTATTTAAACTTTACGAATATCATGAGTGTAGCTACACTGACTCAGGTCGATGGCATTCATCCAGGCTACGGATTTTTATCTGAAAACGCAGACTTCGCTGAGATTTGCGCAGCTTGTAACATTACGTTTATCGGCCCAAGTCCGGAAGCAATTAGTCGAATGGGTACAAAAGACGTGGCTAGAAAGACAATGGAAGAAGCGGGTGTTCCGGTCGTTCCAGGATCTGATGGCATCATTCAGTCCATTGAGCACGGTGTGGAAGTTGCTGAAGGGATAGGCTACCCAGTGATTATTAAAGCAACAGCTGGCGGTGGCGGTAAAGGAATTCGCGTAGCACGTGATGAGGAATCGCTTAAAAAAGGCATTTCTGTGACTCAAAAAGAAGCCAAAGCAAATTTCGGTAACGCTGGTGTTTACTTAGAGAAGTACATCGAAGACTTCCGCCATGTTGAAATACAAGTACTAGCTGATAATCATGGGAATGTCATTCATTTAGGAGAGCGCGACTGCACGATCCAACGCCGCCTTCAAAAGCTTGTTGAAGAATCTCCATCGCCTGCATTAACAGCAGAGGTGCGTGAGCAAATGGGGAATGCGGCAGTCCGTGCGGCAGAAGCTGTATCATACAGTGGAGCCGGAACGATCGAATTTATTTATGATCATAATGATCAATCATTTTATTTCATGGAAATGAATACTCGTATCCAAGTAGAGCATCCTGTCACAGAAATGGTGACTGGAGTTGACCTCATTAAAGAGCAACTTCTAGTTGCATCAGGGGAGACATTAACGTATTCTCAAGAGGAGATTACGTTTAACGGGTGGTCCATTGAGTGCAGAATTAATGCAGAGGATCCATTTAAAAACTTCATGCCTTCTCCTGGTAAGATTAACTTCTACTTACCACCAGGAGGATTAGGAGTACGTGTAGATAGTGCAGCTTTCCCTGGCTATATGATTAGTCCTTTTTATGATTCTATGATATCGAAGTTGATTGTACATGGTAAGGACCGTGCGGAAGCTGTAGCAAAAATGCAACGTGCCCTATCGGAATTTGTTATTGAAGGGGTTCACACGACTATTCCTTTCCACGAACGATTATTTGAGCATGAGGTTTTCCGCAAGGGAGATTTCAATACAAAATTCCTTGAAACGTATCCGATCAAACCGGCTGAGGAGGCTCATCATGACTGA
- a CDS encoding SpoIIIAH-like family protein, whose amino-acid sequence MAMKRQTIWLFTMLSLAVVLSVYYLTGEQASFKQSALQEVEELENIQEEPTEEVFSPTENDMFQSIRLQRQDTRGRLHDEFVSVIGEPETDSEAQVEALDKMEALQELSQKELTLETLLISKGYEDALVMTNDSQVNVYVKTDMLSKEQVAEINQLTFDHLGISSIRVGYHQ is encoded by the coding sequence ATGGCAATGAAGAGACAAACAATTTGGCTGTTTACGATGTTAAGTCTTGCAGTCGTACTATCTGTTTATTACTTAACTGGTGAGCAGGCATCATTTAAACAGTCAGCATTGCAAGAAGTAGAGGAATTAGAAAATATTCAGGAAGAACCAACAGAAGAGGTTTTTAGCCCTACAGAAAATGATATGTTTCAATCTATCCGTTTGCAACGTCAAGATACTCGAGGTAGATTACACGATGAGTTTGTTAGCGTAATCGGTGAACCAGAAACAGATTCAGAAGCTCAGGTCGAAGCGCTTGATAAAATGGAGGCGTTGCAAGAGCTAAGTCAAAAGGAACTTACGTTAGAAACTCTACTCATTTCAAAAGGCTATGAAGATGCTCTAGTCATGACGAACGACTCTCAGGTGAATGTCTATGTTAAAACGGACATGCTATCAAAAGAGCAGGTAGCCGAAATTAACCAGCTAACCTTTGACCATTTAGGTATATCCTCCATACGAGTAGGCTATCATCAATAA
- a CDS encoding Asp23/Gls24 family envelope stress response protein: MTDNHQIEMAKDKEQLGNVEISPEVIEVIAGIAASEIDGVAALRGNFAAGVAERLSRKSAHSKGVKVELTEKGVKIDVYVVTQFGFSIPDVGKKVQENIVQTLSTMTAIDVVGTDVHITGVQFEQKQELDEKKKPQAN, translated from the coding sequence ATGACTGATAATCATCAAATTGAAATGGCGAAAGACAAAGAGCAACTAGGCAACGTAGAAATCTCTCCAGAGGTTATTGAAGTAATTGCAGGAATCGCTGCTTCTGAGATCGATGGCGTGGCTGCTTTACGAGGTAACTTTGCAGCTGGAGTCGCAGAGCGTTTATCGCGAAAAAGTGCTCATAGTAAAGGTGTAAAGGTAGAACTTACAGAGAAGGGTGTTAAAATTGACGTGTATGTTGTCACTCAATTCGGTTTTTCGATCCCTGACGTAGGTAAAAAAGTGCAGGAGAATATCGTCCAGACGTTATCTACAATGACTGCGATCGATGTTGTCGGCACAGATGTTCACATTACAGGTGTGCAATTTGAGCAAAAACAAGAGCTAGATGAGAAGAAAAAACCTCAAGCAAACTAA
- a CDS encoding AAA family ATPase produces the protein MEEVLDVLPHNLQAYIQTLDQDELLQIEEIRLRVGYPPILVPLNHSLPFIVSEKDIELCLSQISNHSFYRLEDELKQGFITLKGGHRVGLAGSVIIDNSVYKGIRTISSINIRIAKETNLHQSAVIHMLKKRGWPSTLVIGPPRSGKTTFLRAMAQACASQYIHSLTIIDERSEIAAMSEGKSVYTLPHVDVLDRCPKAIGIMMAIRSLSPSIILVDEIGSTQDKEAIQEACFAGVTVWASAHGRDVQDVKKRKSIGELLSNQAFAYIVELDANKTSTLIKVKS, from the coding sequence ATGGAGGAAGTATTAGATGTCCTACCACATAACCTTCAGGCATATATTCAAACCCTTGATCAGGACGAGCTACTTCAAATCGAAGAGATCAGATTGAGAGTTGGTTACCCTCCAATATTAGTTCCGCTAAACCACTCCCTACCCTTTATCGTGTCAGAAAAAGACATTGAGCTTTGTTTATCTCAAATAAGTAATCATTCGTTTTATCGATTAGAAGATGAGCTCAAACAGGGCTTCATTACGTTAAAAGGAGGCCATCGTGTCGGTCTCGCAGGTAGCGTCATCATCGATAACAGTGTCTATAAAGGGATACGTACCATTAGTTCAATAAATATCCGAATTGCAAAAGAGACAAACCTGCATCAAAGTGCTGTGATCCATATGTTAAAAAAACGAGGATGGCCGAGTACGCTAGTAATCGGTCCGCCACGCTCCGGTAAAACGACTTTTTTACGAGCGATGGCACAGGCGTGTGCATCTCAGTATATTCATTCTTTGACGATTATAGATGAACGTTCAGAAATAGCTGCTATGTCTGAAGGGAAGTCCGTATACACATTGCCCCATGTAGATGTTTTAGACAGATGCCCAAAAGCAATCGGCATTATGATGGCGATTCGTTCACTTAGTCCATCTATCATTTTAGTGGATGAGATCGGATCTACTCAAGATAAAGAAGCTATTCAAGAAGCTTGTTTTGCTGGTGTTACTGTTTGGGCAAGTGCTCATGGAAGGGACGTCCAAGACGTGAAAAAGCGAAAATCAATAGGTGAGCTACTTAGCAACCAAGCTTTTGCTTATATCGTTGAACTAGACGCAAACAAAACAAGCACATTGATTAAGGTAAAGTCATGA
- the accB gene encoding acetyl-CoA carboxylase biotin carboxyl carrier protein → MLKIQEIRELIKLIDDSSIDEFKYEQNGAKITMRKGGVTQVVHPEPKVVTAKPAEQTQVEAPVATKQAQAQPEVTSKPDTSGLHAIKSPMVGTFYQSPSPDADPYVETGSKVKKDAVVCIVEAMKLMNEIEAEVSGEIVEVLVENGQLVEYGQELFLVKPE, encoded by the coding sequence GTGTTAAAAATTCAAGAAATCCGCGAGTTAATAAAGCTCATCGATGATTCCAGTATTGATGAATTTAAATACGAACAAAACGGTGCTAAGATAACGATGCGTAAGGGAGGGGTGACGCAAGTCGTTCATCCAGAGCCCAAGGTAGTAACGGCTAAGCCCGCAGAACAAACACAGGTAGAGGCTCCTGTAGCAACTAAACAAGCGCAGGCTCAGCCAGAGGTTACTAGTAAACCTGATACAAGTGGACTACATGCTATCAAGTCACCAATGGTAGGTACGTTTTACCAGTCGCCTTCACCAGATGCGGACCCTTATGTAGAGACTGGATCAAAGGTTAAAAAGGATGCAGTTGTGTGTATTGTTGAGGCAATGAAGCTTATGAACGAAATTGAAGCAGAAGTTAGCGGAGAAATCGTAGAGGTTTTAGTTGAGAATGGCCAATTAGTTGAGTATGGTCAAGAGCTATTCCTCGTTAAGCCAGAGTAG
- the efp gene encoding elongation factor P: MISVNDLKTGLTIEVDNDIWSVLEFQHVKPGKGAAFVRTKLRSLRSGGIQEKTFRAGEKVGKAHIENSKMQYLYSNGDQHAFMNTSSYEQIELSTEQIKSQLRFLKENMEVSVLQYGTEILGVEPPNTVQLEVTETEPGIKGDTASGGTKPATLETGLTVQVPFFVNQGDVLIIDTREGKYVSRA; this comes from the coding sequence ATGATTTCAGTAAACGATTTAAAGACAGGATTAACAATTGAAGTAGATAATGATATTTGGTCCGTATTAGAATTCCAACACGTAAAACCAGGTAAAGGTGCAGCCTTTGTGCGTACGAAGCTTAGAAGCCTTCGAAGCGGTGGTATTCAAGAAAAAACTTTCCGCGCAGGTGAAAAAGTAGGAAAAGCACACATTGAAAATAGTAAAATGCAGTATCTATATTCTAACGGTGATCAGCATGCGTTTATGAATACGTCTAGCTATGAGCAGATCGAATTAAGCACAGAGCAAATCAAATCTCAGCTTCGCTTCCTGAAAGAGAACATGGAAGTAAGTGTACTTCAGTATGGTACAGAGATCCTTGGGGTAGAGCCTCCTAACACGGTTCAGCTTGAAGTAACAGAAACAGAGCCAGGAATTAAAGGAGATACAGCATCTGGTGGTACGAAGCCTGCGACTCTTGAGACTGGTCTAACGGTTCAAGTTCCTTTCTTCGTTAACCAAGGAGACGTTCTTATTATTGACACTCGCGAAGGAAAATATGTCTCTCGCGCGTAG
- a CDS encoding stage III sporulation protein AB — MSTLIGASLIMLTCSVIGLEFAKRLDKRCILLEDWLFILSYMTAEISYNQKPILHICEELAKKTKEVNASFFFKLSRNLQQCKHELFAELWEKELIAWGKKTDLKEKDLYILLQIGRYLGKYDRVNHDKHAELMKDSVKERLTNAYTEKEKYATVYRSFGVLGGMMVILLLL; from the coding sequence ATGAGTACATTAATTGGTGCAAGCCTCATTATGCTTACGTGTAGCGTGATCGGCCTAGAATTCGCTAAAAGGTTGGACAAGCGATGCATTCTACTAGAAGATTGGCTATTCATTCTCTCTTATATGACAGCAGAAATATCGTATAATCAAAAGCCAATTTTACATATTTGTGAAGAGTTGGCGAAGAAAACGAAAGAGGTAAACGCAAGCTTTTTCTTCAAACTATCACGTAATCTTCAACAATGTAAGCACGAATTATTTGCTGAATTGTGGGAGAAAGAGTTGATAGCCTGGGGGAAAAAAACAGATTTAAAAGAAAAGGATTTATATATCCTCCTGCAAATAGGTCGTTACTTAGGTAAGTACGATCGAGTGAATCACGATAAACACGCAGAGCTAATGAAGGATTCCGTAAAAGAGCGATTGACCAACGCATATACAGAAAAGGAGAAGTATGCAACAGTCTATAGAAGTTTTGGCGTATTAGGAGGGATGATGGTGATTTTACTTCTTCTTTAA
- the folD gene encoding bifunctional methylenetetrahydrofolate dehydrogenase/methenyltetrahydrofolate cyclohydrolase FolD, producing MTADVISGKELAQKKRNEMKEEVKNLKEQGVTPKLVVILVGDDPASHSYVKGKERASDEIGIDSIVDRVDASITQEELLSKIDALNNDASVDGILVQLPLPDHIKESSIIEAISPLKDVDGFHPINIGRMMTGKDAFLPCTPYGIVEMVKSKQISIEGKHVVVIGRSNIVGKPVGQLFLNENATVTYCHSRTENMKELTKQADILVVAVGREHMVDSSYIKAGAVVIDVGVNRNSEGKLVGDVVFEEAKEVASYITPVPGGVGPMTITMLMQNTVKSATNRLHGGK from the coding sequence ATGACGGCTGATGTGATTTCTGGCAAAGAGTTAGCTCAAAAGAAGCGAAACGAGATGAAAGAGGAAGTAAAAAACCTTAAGGAGCAGGGTGTGACACCAAAGCTAGTAGTAATACTAGTCGGTGATGACCCAGCTTCTCATTCTTATGTTAAAGGCAAAGAGCGCGCGAGTGATGAAATTGGAATTGACTCTATAGTAGATAGAGTTGATGCGAGTATTACTCAAGAGGAGCTATTATCGAAGATCGATGCATTAAATAATGATGCATCTGTTGACGGGATTCTGGTCCAACTACCTTTACCAGATCACATCAAAGAGAGTAGCATTATAGAAGCGATCTCTCCATTAAAGGATGTTGATGGATTTCATCCAATTAATATTGGTCGTATGATGACTGGCAAGGATGCTTTTTTACCGTGTACCCCTTATGGAATTGTGGAAATGGTCAAATCGAAGCAGATTTCTATTGAAGGAAAGCACGTCGTCGTAATAGGCAGAAGTAATATTGTTGGGAAGCCCGTCGGTCAGCTGTTTTTAAATGAGAATGCCACAGTTACATACTGTCATTCTCGTACGGAAAACATGAAAGAGCTGACAAAACAAGCAGATATCCTAGTTGTAGCAGTTGGTCGTGAGCATATGGTTGATAGCTCATATATTAAAGCTGGCGCTGTCGTCATTGATGTAGGTGTGAATCGTAATAGTGAAGGCAAACTAGTTGGAGACGTCGTATTTGAAGAGGCCAAAGAGGTTGCGTCTTATATTACTCCAGTCCCAGGTGGAGTCGGTCCAATGACGATCACCATGCTCATGCAAAACACAGTGAAATCAGCTACGAATAGACTTCACGGAGGTAAGTAA
- the aroQ gene encoding type II 3-dehydroquinate dehydratase: MNILLLNGPNLNRLGKREPNVYGTDTLEDLESRVTEHAKQHKAAIVCRQSNVEGELINWIHEASADAIIINPGAFTHYSYAIRDAIASVDIPAIEVHISNIHKREEFRHTSVTAPVCIGQISGFGFDGYIMAIDYLIRGNEA; this comes from the coding sequence ATGAATATTCTACTATTAAATGGACCTAACTTAAACCGCTTAGGCAAACGAGAGCCTAATGTCTATGGTACCGATACATTAGAGGACCTTGAATCACGAGTGACCGAACACGCAAAGCAACATAAGGCGGCGATTGTCTGTAGGCAGTCAAATGTAGAAGGGGAACTGATAAATTGGATCCATGAAGCGTCGGCGGACGCGATTATCATTAACCCGGGAGCGTTTACTCACTATAGCTATGCTATTAGAGACGCTATTGCAAGCGTAGACATACCCGCCATAGAAGTACATATCTCAAATATCCATAAGCGAGAAGAATTTCGTCATACATCCGTAACAGCCCCAGTCTGTATTGGTCAAATAAGTGGATTTGGGTTTGATGGATACATCATGGCGATTGACTATTTAATTAGGGGGAATGAGGCATGA
- the nusB gene encoding transcription antitermination factor NusB — protein sequence MNRRIARIKTVQALYQIEMTGVEPEEAISSTLQDGEVADEFLHGLVDGTLENQDEIDGYLEAALEHWALNRLSRVDRAILRLCVYEMKYVDDVPINVSINEAIDLAKGFNPEPDAGKFVNGVVSKVAQQLS from the coding sequence ATGAATCGAAGAATTGCACGAATAAAGACTGTTCAGGCATTGTATCAAATTGAAATGACCGGAGTAGAGCCTGAAGAAGCGATCTCCTCTACCTTACAAGACGGAGAAGTTGCAGATGAGTTTTTACATGGATTAGTAGATGGAACGCTTGAAAACCAGGATGAGATCGATGGATATTTAGAGGCTGCACTTGAGCACTGGGCATTAAATCGTTTGTCTCGCGTAGACCGCGCTATTTTACGCCTTTGTGTTTACGAAATGAAGTACGTGGATGATGTACCAATTAATGTGAGTATTAACGAAGCTATTGACTTGGCTAAGGGATTTAACCCTGAACCGGATGCAGGTAAATTTGTTAATGGCGTGGTATCAAAAGTAGCACAACAACTTTCATAA
- the spoIIIAC gene encoding stage III sporulation protein AC → MYYDVQLIFQIAGIGIVVAMIHTILKQMGKEDIANWVTLLAFVIVLIMVASAIEELFQTIKSVFLFK, encoded by the coding sequence ATGTACTACGATGTTCAACTCATCTTTCAGATTGCTGGAATCGGAATCGTTGTTGCAATGATTCACACCATTTTAAAACAAATGGGCAAAGAGGATATAGCCAATTGGGTAACTTTACTGGCATTCGTTATTGTATTAATCATGGTAGCTTCTGCAATTGAGGAGTTATTTCAAACGATTAAATCCGTCTTTTTGTTCAAGTAA
- a CDS encoding M24 family metallopeptidase — MTKLDKLRSQFDEHSIDGMIITSPVNRQYITGFTGSAGIALLSKNEARLITDFRYTDQANEQAQGFTIVKHTASIFEEVAKQAKELGISKLGFEQDVVSYSHFSIFKKTVEAELVPVSGLIENLRQIKTDEEISIIQEAVDIADKAFSHIQSYIKAGVKEIDISNELEFFMRKQGAVSSSFDIIVASGYRSALPHGVASDKVMERGELVTLDFGAYYKGYCSDITRTVAIGEPSDELRNIYNIVLEAQLRGVNGIKPGLTGVEADALTRDYIKEQGYGEQFGHSTGHGLGMEVHEAPGLSFKSNNVLKEGMIVTVEPGIYVSGLGGTRIEDDILITKDGNRILSNSTKELLILGE; from the coding sequence ATGACAAAGCTCGATAAATTAAGAAGTCAGTTTGATGAACATTCTATTGATGGAATGATTATCACAAGCCCTGTTAACAGACAGTACATAACTGGATTCACAGGATCTGCTGGTATTGCGCTACTATCTAAAAACGAAGCGAGACTCATCACTGATTTTAGATATACAGACCAAGCAAACGAGCAGGCACAAGGGTTTACGATCGTTAAACATACAGCTTCTATTTTTGAAGAAGTAGCCAAGCAAGCAAAAGAGTTAGGTATCTCAAAATTAGGCTTCGAACAAGACGTCGTTAGTTACTCTCATTTTAGCATTTTTAAGAAAACAGTAGAGGCAGAACTCGTTCCAGTAAGCGGACTAATAGAGAATTTGCGTCAAATTAAGACAGACGAGGAGATCTCCATTATCCAAGAAGCAGTAGACATTGCGGATAAGGCATTCTCACACATTCAGTCTTACATCAAAGCTGGCGTAAAAGAAATTGATATTTCTAATGAGCTTGAATTCTTTATGAGAAAGCAAGGAGCTGTCTCATCATCCTTTGATATTATCGTCGCTTCTGGATACCGATCTGCTTTACCTCACGGAGTTGCAAGCGATAAAGTGATGGAGCGTGGTGAGCTTGTCACGTTAGACTTTGGTGCCTACTACAAAGGTTATTGCTCAGATATTACACGAACAGTCGCAATTGGAGAACCGTCTGACGAGCTTCGTAACATTTACAATATTGTTCTTGAAGCGCAGCTTAGAGGAGTAAACGGTATTAAGCCTGGTTTAACTGGAGTAGAGGCAGATGCCCTTACGAGAGATTATATTAAGGAGCAAGGATATGGGGAGCAGTTTGGTCATTCAACAGGTCATGGACTTGGTATGGAAGTACATGAAGCTCCTGGATTATCATTTAAATCCAATAACGTACTAAAAGAAGGTATGATCGTAACTGTTGAGCCTGGTATCTATGTATCTGGACTTGGTGGTACTCGTATTGAAGATGATATTTTAATTACGAAGGATGGTAATCGCATTCTTTCAAACTCAACAAAAGAACTACTTATTCTTGGTGAATAA
- a CDS encoding stage III sporulation protein AF produces the protein MSAWIMSIVTLIVSVIMLELLIPNSTYQPYIRFVIGILVILVLIQPIIMLVDEGFQDRFVLEESFYIEKEELVDTSIAYISEEVEQALLKEVPEEVKNDVTDVTIITKATTWDEWLQKLESVTVHVHRHSERSKEEITDILARDWELPRELIIVQEGG, from the coding sequence ATGAGTGCATGGATCATGTCGATTGTGACATTAATCGTATCAGTTATTATGCTGGAGCTTCTTATCCCGAATTCGACGTATCAGCCTTATATTCGGTTTGTAATCGGCATCTTAGTTATCCTCGTACTGATACAACCGATTATCATGCTCGTAGATGAAGGCTTCCAGGATCGTTTCGTTTTAGAAGAATCATTTTATATAGAAAAGGAGGAATTAGTTGATACCTCTATTGCATATATATCAGAGGAAGTCGAACAAGCTCTACTAAAAGAAGTACCCGAAGAGGTAAAGAATGATGTGACCGATGTCACGATCATAACGAAAGCAACTACCTGGGACGAGTGGCTTCAAAAACTCGAGTCAGTCACCGTGCATGTACATCGCCATAGCGAAAGAAGTAAGGAAGAGATAACAGACATACTCGCCAGGGATTGGGAGCTACCTCGGGAGTTAATAATTGTGCAGGAGGGGGGATGA
- the spoIIIAD gene encoding stage III sporulation protein AD, giving the protein MNALSIIGICLASTMFILLIREKTPVFAVLLTVATGVLVLLQLMEPVRIVAEFMMNLSKQVDLQAVYLDQILKIIGIAYLAEFAAQIAQDAGQGAMAKKIELTGKLSILLLALPILSYLIETVLTLLPTGFAL; this is encoded by the coding sequence GTGAATGCACTTTCCATAATTGGAATCTGTTTGGCATCAACCATGTTCATTCTATTAATTCGAGAGAAAACGCCTGTTTTTGCTGTGCTTTTAACTGTTGCAACTGGCGTTTTAGTCCTTCTTCAATTAATGGAGCCCGTTCGAATTGTGGCAGAGTTTATGATGAACCTATCTAAACAGGTCGATTTACAGGCAGTCTATTTAGATCAAATTTTAAAAATCATTGGAATCGCATATTTAGCAGAATTTGCAGCTCAGATCGCTCAAGATGCTGGACAAGGAGCAATGGCAAAAAAAATTGAGTTAACAGGGAAGCTTAGTATCCTCCTGCTAGCACTGCCAATTCTTTCTTATTTAATTGAAACGGTTTTGACACTACTTCCCACAGGGTTTGCCTTATGA
- the spoIIIAE gene encoding stage III sporulation protein AE, with protein sequence MMNTLPTDEGTDVLDDLWTDLHTDYGQLFTELTKPDWHDLSSWSFQELLHMLPAIFMHEVTQQLFSLSTIFVLAILGTIMLHLHQSVSTFRTSAIAATVINLLLLTMVLHSFMLVTSYIEQTIAVMGHFLVAFLPYFLFLLVSVGGFTSAAFFHPTILLFIQTSSWYMTTIVFPLVLLHTIISALGSISETIKLTKLASLLRSLAITALLLFMTVFIGVMSVQGAATTVTDGLAIRTLKFVSSNAVPVVGRVFTDAAETMVNASLLVKNTVGLFALLLLLLVVLLPAIKIAIIACMYYAMAAVVEPLGGNKIATVLAEISKSILLLFASLLVVTFMFFLAIVIIIISGNANVMLR encoded by the coding sequence ATGATGAACACCTTACCTACTGACGAAGGAACAGACGTTTTAGATGACCTGTGGACAGATCTACATACAGATTATGGGCAGCTCTTTACAGAGTTAACGAAGCCCGATTGGCATGATCTTTCCTCTTGGAGTTTTCAAGAGCTTCTCCACATGCTACCAGCTATATTTATGCACGAAGTTACGCAACAGCTATTCTCATTGAGTACAATTTTTGTTTTAGCCATTCTCGGCACAATCATGCTTCATCTACATCAGTCAGTGTCTACATTCAGAACGAGTGCAATTGCTGCAACCGTTATTAACCTTCTATTACTCACAATGGTATTACATAGCTTTATGCTCGTAACATCATATATTGAGCAAACAATTGCTGTAATGGGACATTTTTTAGTAGCATTTTTACCCTACTTTTTATTTCTATTAGTGTCTGTCGGGGGATTTACATCCGCTGCCTTTTTTCATCCTACGATTTTATTGTTCATCCAAACTAGTAGCTGGTATATGACGACCATTGTCTTTCCGCTCGTCCTCCTACACACAATTATAAGCGCTCTCGGCAGTATCTCAGAGACGATTAAACTTACAAAGCTCGCATCCTTACTTCGATCATTAGCAATAACAGCACTTCTCCTTTTTATGACTGTGTTTATAGGTGTGATGTCTGTACAAGGTGCTGCTACTACCGTAACCGACGGTCTTGCGATAAGGACGTTAAAGTTTGTCTCTTCAAACGCTGTTCCAGTAGTAGGGAGAGTCTTTACAGATGCGGCCGAAACAATGGTGAATGCCTCTTTACTAGTAAAAAATACAGTTGGACTTTTTGCTCTATTATTACTTTTATTAGTTGTACTGTTACCAGCAATAAAAATTGCCATTATCGCATGCATGTATTATGCAATGGCAGCAGTAGTTGAACCACTTGGTGGCAATAAAATCGCAACTGTTCTAGCAGAAATTAGTAAAAGTATTTTACTCCTTTTTGCCTCCCTATTAGTTGTAACCTTTATGTTCTTTTTAGCTATTGTCATCATTATTATCTCTGGTAATGCAAACGTCATGCTGCGTTAA